A genomic segment from Geitlerinema sp. PCC 7407 encodes:
- a CDS encoding class I SAM-dependent methyltransferase — MIATHTPAIAGFAMRDGIYFPAEGYSPQALAQKHLWDKLGKTYYDSAKIEQLEISPELHQDHTILAGKLGPFWQDFPEFLQVENLLDIGTGYGLLPLRLSKEKSLRCDRFFGIDISESLLRRLQTFKAVYDFLPGSDFYLFCASAETLPIPNQSIDLVLSNCVFMHLTEGQVKAVLAEVRRVLKPGGAFVFHHSFHNRRCPAHQVANGLRRLLGRHLNPLYLRQYSASEIDGLIQASGLAAVCPRYRVAPTTEYALLPRHLRGRPVPLAQTVNHWVRRPPRAWRDRLAYGYSVYSEPLGQPQRWEASG; from the coding sequence CAAGCCCTCGCCCAAAAGCATCTATGGGACAAGCTGGGCAAAACTTACTACGACAGTGCCAAAATTGAGCAGCTAGAAATATCTCCTGAATTGCACCAAGACCATACCATTCTTGCTGGGAAACTGGGGCCATTTTGGCAAGATTTTCCTGAGTTTTTGCAGGTTGAAAACTTACTCGATATTGGTACGGGTTATGGCTTGTTGCCTCTGCGTCTTTCTAAAGAAAAATCTTTGAGATGCGATCGCTTTTTTGGCATTGATATTTCCGAATCTTTGCTGCGCAGACTGCAAACCTTTAAGGCAGTCTATGACTTTTTGCCGGGATCAGATTTTTACTTATTTTGTGCTTCGGCGGAGACGCTGCCGATCCCCAATCAATCGATTGATTTAGTGCTGTCTAACTGCGTTTTTATGCACCTCACCGAAGGGCAGGTCAAGGCAGTTCTCGCCGAAGTGCGGCGGGTGCTCAAACCGGGCGGGGCCTTTGTGTTTCACCACTCTTTTCACAATCGCCGCTGTCCGGCCCACCAGGTCGCCAATGGGCTGCGGAGACTCCTGGGCCGCCACCTCAATCCCCTGTATCTTCGGCAGTACAGCGCCTCAGAAATCGATGGCCTGATCCAGGCGTCGGGACTGGCAGCGGTGTGCCCGCGCTATCGGGTCGCGCCGACGACGGAGTATGCCCTCTTGCCGCGCCATCTGCGGGGGCGCCCGGTGCCGCTGGCCCAGACGGTCAACCACTGGGTCCGCCGTCCGCCCAGGGCTTGGCGCGATCGCCTGGCCTACGGCTACTCGGTGTACAGCGAGCCCCTCGGCCAGCCCCAGCGCTGGGAGGCCAGCGGGTGA